The sequence TCGCGTTGTTCAACCTGAATGTCGGCCACAATCGCGCCGCGTGCGTCCGGCAATGAATACACGCGCGCAAACTCGCCCTTAACAGAATCAAGTGTTACGCCGAGATAGCCCCGCTTAACCTTGCCGTTGGCCAGAATCTGATCGCAGACAAACTTCGCTTCGTTTGAAGGCAACGCGAAGCCGATGCCGTTATAGTCACCGTTCAGCGTCGCGATTTGCGAATTTACCCCGATAACTTCTCCGCGCATGTTGATGAGCGGACCACCGCTGTTCCCACGATTAATGGCGGCATCGGTTTGCAGAAAGCGCTGGAAGGTTTGCGCTGAAGCCGTGTCGCGCTCTTTCTTGGAAATAATTCCCGCCGTCACCGTCTGCTCAAGCCCGAACGGCGAACCAATCGCCAGGACCCAATCGCCGACCTGCACCACGTTCGAGTCGCCAAACTTCATTACCGGCAACGGTTGCGGCGCATCGATTTTCAAAATCGCCATATCGGTCTCACGATCTATACCGATAACCCTGGCGAGATAACGCTCGCCGTTTAGCAGACCAATCTTGATCCGCGATGCGCCTTCGATCACGTGATTGTTCGTGACGATGTATCCCTTTGCGTCGATGATGAATCCGCTGCCGACTCCACGCATGGGGCGCGGTGGCTGGCGGCGAAACAGGTCATAGAGAGGGTTGTTCGGTGTCCGATCGGACTTGTCTTCGTTGTCGCTCTCAGTAATGTCCGAAGCTTGCAAGGTGTCGATGTTCACCACTGCCGGTTCGACGTGTCGCGCGATTTCGACGAACGAAGCAGACAGCGAGTCCGGCCCACGCGCCGCCAATTGAAGTTGATCCTGCGCCACCGCCGGACGGCCCGCCAGCATCGCGCCAATGCCGATGCCGGTCAGCACGCAAACAGCCCCCAGCGCAGCAATCCACACGCGTAACTTTTTCAGAATGAAAGTTTCCGCGTCCGTCTTTGGCTTAAATGATTCGAACATGGTGCACCGCCTTCGAAATCTCGATAGCGTTTAATTGAATGAGCAGGGCCACTCTGGCTACTGTCCGGGGCTGAGTCGCGCCAGTATAACCGAAAGAGAAGCGGAAAAACTAGACGCAGCCGCCGCCACTGAGTCCGGGGCCTGAGAAAGCCTCGTTAGGTGAAACTTCCTGCCGGGTGATCCAAACAGTCGCGGCCGCCGATCGCGAATCGCAGCCGGCGGCCACCTCGTATTCGAAGGAATTAACGATTAATTGCCGCTTGAAGAAGCCTCTGCGGAAAGCGCTTTTTCGATCGCCTGCTTCAGACGGTCACGGCTCTCTGCCGGTGAGTAGCCGCGCCAATGGCTGATGATTTGGCCGTGCTTATCGACGACGATTGTCTGCGGAATTGAGCTCTTCCCATTCATCAGGGTGCGTGCTGTGGCCGGATCGGCCCAGCCAATGCGAAAACCGAAGTTCATGTCGCGCACGAATTTCTGAACCTGGCCGCGCGCCGCGAGCGGGTCTTCGGTCGTCAGCGCGATGAACTCCACCTCGCGCCCGGCGAATTCCTTTCGCACTTTTTCGTAATCGGGGACCTCTCGCCGGCACGGACCACACCAAGTGGCCCAGACATTTAAGACGATCACCTTTCCGTCAAAGTCGGTCAGCCGAAAGCTGCTGTCGTCAATGGCTTTTAGTTCGCGGCTGAGCAGGCTTTCCGGCAGAACGGTCATCACCGGCGGTCCCGTCGGCACATACGCAGGCTTGCTGGTCAGTGATTCACTGGGCGGCGCTGGC is a genomic window of Pyrinomonadaceae bacterium containing:
- a CDS encoding trypsin-like peptidase domain-containing protein, with product MFESFKPKTDAETFILKKLRVWIAALGAVCVLTGIGIGAMLAGRPAVAQDQLQLAARGPDSLSASFVEIARHVEPAVVNIDTLQASDITESDNEDKSDRTPNNPLYDLFRRQPPRPMRGVGSGFIIDAKGYIVTNNHVIEGASRIKIGLLNGERYLARVIGIDRETDMAILKIDAPQPLPVMKFGDSNVVQVGDWVLAIGSPFGLEQTVTAGIISKKERDTASAQTFQRFLQTDAAINRGNSGGPLINMRGEVIGVNSQIATLNGDYNGIGFALPSNEAKFVCDQILANGKVKRGYLGVTLDSVKGEFARVYSLPDARGAIVADIQVEQRDGEPTPAAKAGLRVNDIVIEFNGQPVQDSQDLIAKVAGTAIGQTVSITYLRDVDGKLEKRSVSVALGERPDFSVRDETVTGKEKPETVKTSAARLGLTLGELTPQLVTDKRLTGVKGLYIKEVDPNGLVADVRPVDVKVGEVITRINRVPVATLADFQRVIDTLKPGDAIVFNLSRYDHGAKRVVQRIVQFTYE
- a CDS encoding TlpA disulfide reductase family protein; the protein is MSRLRNTQFFAPLIITAILATAAAQSGRRNSNPPPPPPPPAPPSESLTSKPAYVPTGPPVMTVLPESLLSRELKAIDDSSFRLTDFDGKVIVLNVWATWCGPCRREVPDYEKVRKEFAGREVEFIALTTEDPLAARGQVQKFVRDMNFGFRIGWADPATARTLMNGKSSIPQTIVVDKHGQIISHWRGYSPAESRDRLKQAIEKALSAEASSSGN